AATCGCATAAGTTCTGAGATGCCCAGGTCGATAACAGCAAAGAAAAGGGCAACAAATATCACTGTCGTAATAACCGTGATCGTATAGCGCGTTAACTCTTTACGTTTAGGCCAGCTGACCTTTCTCATTTCCGATGCAACATTGCGAAAGAATTTAAACATCCGTTAGTAACCTCCAACTAATATCAATACGCAAGACTTCTACACTTTATTTAGTCTCTTTGTGTAGGGTATGAGCATTACATGTATTACAGAATTTTTTTAATTCTAATCGAACGGCCTGATTACGGTTTCCCGGCACGGAATAATTCCTGGAACCGCACACCGTACAAGCCAGTATTAGTTTAGTAGTCATATATTCCACCTATACTATACATAGTAAGTCCTATCAAAAATAACACGACCACCAAAATGTGTCAATATGACTTTACATCGTTATTTCGCGGACTTCCAAGTATCGTTCAAGCTTCCGTTTCACTCGCTGTAATGCATTGTCGATGGATTTCACATGGCGGTTCAGCTCTTCTGATATCTCCTGATAGGACTGCCCGTCCAAATAAAGGGCCAGTACTTTCCTCTCAAGATCGCTTAACAGCTGGGCCATCTTATCTTCCATATTATCGAATTCCTCGCGATTGATAATGAGCGCTTCCGGATCCATTACTTTCGCACCTGAAATGACATCTAATAGCGTTCGGTCAGATTCATCATCATAAATGGGTTTATCCAGTGAAACAT
The DNA window shown above is from Rossellomorea vietnamensis and carries:
- the secE gene encoding preprotein translocase subunit SecE, which codes for MFKFFRNVASEMRKVSWPKRKELTRYTITVITTVIFVALFFAVIDLGISELMRLIIGSK
- the rpmG gene encoding 50S ribosomal protein L33, giving the protein MTTKLILACTVCGSRNYSVPGNRNQAVRLELKKFCNTCNAHTLHKETK
- the sigH gene encoding RNA polymerase sporulation sigma factor SigH; translation: MDDEEIIEAVHQGHSEALDFLIRKYRNFVRAKARSYFLIGADKEDIVQEGMIGLYKAIRDYKEDKLTSFKAFAELCITRQIITAIKTATRQKHIPLNSYVSLDKPIYDDESDRTLLDVISGAKVMDPEALIINREEFDNMEDKMAQLLSDLERKVLALYLDGQSYQEISEELNRHVKSIDNALQRVKRKLERYLEVREITM